A region of Haloplanus sp. XH21 DNA encodes the following proteins:
- the cysS gene encoding cysteine--tRNA ligase: MTLSVTNTLTGDREEFEPAGDEVLLYVCGLTVSDDAHLGHARVWTHADVMHRWLAYLGHDVRHVENFTDINEKIVARVGENDLGDSELEVAEGFIGTIIDDMRGLNLRRATVYPRVSEHIPEIIDLVETLIDRGYAYEADGSVYFDVTEFEDYGKLSNQRVEEMEAQGADEQAEKRHPADFALWKAGEVAPADLTDHRVDGLPLGENPPTGETWESPWSEGRPGWHIECSAMSMTHLDDTIDIHVGGHDLVFPHHENEIAQSEAATGQQFARYWLHTGLLETAGEKMSSSLGNYFYVSDALDEFGPNVIRTFYLSTNYGSKQTFSEDALAEAEERWERLERAYETAVDACDSVDARSKVEDDDFREAVETARTTFATAMNDDFGVREATAALLELGTAVNRHVDGHETYDYVGLRRAIEAFEDLAGDVLGLSFGAGEGSDVQLADDLIELVLDVREAEREAGNYERADELRDDLEAIGVTVEDEGGETTYRY, translated from the coding sequence ATGACGCTGTCCGTGACCAACACGCTGACGGGCGACCGCGAGGAGTTCGAACCAGCGGGCGATGAAGTCCTGCTGTACGTCTGTGGGCTGACGGTCTCGGACGACGCCCACCTCGGCCACGCCCGGGTGTGGACCCACGCCGACGTGATGCACCGCTGGCTCGCATATCTCGGCCACGACGTGCGCCACGTGGAGAACTTCACCGACATCAACGAGAAAATCGTCGCCCGCGTGGGGGAGAACGACCTCGGCGACTCGGAACTCGAGGTTGCCGAGGGCTTCATCGGCACCATCATCGACGACATGCGCGGCCTGAACCTCCGGCGCGCGACGGTCTACCCCCGCGTCTCCGAGCATATTCCCGAGATCATCGACCTCGTGGAGACGCTGATCGACCGGGGTTACGCCTACGAGGCCGACGGCTCCGTCTACTTCGACGTGACCGAGTTCGAGGACTACGGCAAACTCTCGAACCAGCGCGTCGAGGAGATGGAGGCCCAGGGCGCCGACGAACAGGCGGAGAAGCGCCACCCCGCCGACTTCGCGCTCTGGAAGGCGGGCGAGGTGGCTCCCGCGGACCTGACCGACCACCGGGTGGACGGGCTTCCCCTCGGCGAGAATCCGCCGACCGGCGAGACGTGGGAGTCGCCGTGGAGCGAGGGCCGGCCCGGGTGGCACATCGAATGCTCCGCGATGAGCATGACCCACCTCGACGACACCATCGACATCCACGTCGGCGGGCACGACCTGGTCTTCCCCCACCACGAGAACGAAATCGCCCAGAGCGAGGCGGCGACCGGCCAGCAGTTCGCCCGCTACTGGCTCCACACGGGCCTGCTGGAAACGGCCGGCGAGAAGATGAGTTCCAGCCTCGGCAACTACTTCTACGTCAGCGACGCGCTCGACGAGTTCGGGCCGAACGTGATCCGAACCTTCTATCTCTCGACCAACTACGGCTCGAAACAGACGTTCAGCGAGGACGCGCTGGCGGAAGCCGAGGAGCGCTGGGAACGCCTCGAACGGGCCTACGAGACGGCCGTCGACGCCTGCGACAGCGTCGACGCTCGAAGCAAGGTCGAAGACGACGACTTCCGCGAGGCCGTGGAGACGGCGCGCACGACGTTCGCGACGGCGATGAACGACGACTTCGGGGTGCGCGAGGCGACGGCCGCCCTGCTGGAACTCGGGACGGCCGTGAACCGCCACGTCGACGGCCACGAGACGTACGACTACGTGGGCCTGCGGCGGGCGATAGAGGCGTTCGAGGACCTCGCTGGCGACGTGCTCGGCCTGTCGTTCGGCGCGGGCGAGGGAAGCGACGTGCAGTTGGCCGACGACCTAATCGAACTCGTCCTCGACGTGCGCGAGGCGGAACGCGAGGCGGGCAACTACGAACGCGCCGACGAACTCCGGGACGATTTGGAGGCCATCGGCGTCACCGTCGAAGACGAGGGCGGCGAGACGACCTACCGGTATTAA
- a CDS encoding NADH-quinone oxidoreductase subunit N, whose product MTPLQFQLPTWAAVAPTLLLGLTALALLLVDSIDPDSTRPAALAGVSVVGSVATLAVAGWFLLAGTGQEGGAIELYGGSLVVDGLSLFFTVIFASVAAMVSLASYDYLRDRTYQAEFYSLVMLAATGMSLMASAGSLATVFVSLELASLPSYALVAFLKKNRGSVEAGLKYFLVGAVSSAVFAFGISLVYAATGSLLLADVASAIGDAGSLVGIAGVGVVMIAGGFAFKTASVPFHFWAPEAYEGAPAPISAFLSSASKAAGFAVAFRVFAVAFPIDTVVPMGIDWPLLFAVLAVVTMTLGNFAAATQENVKRMLAYSSVGHAGYALIGLAALSGGGPNGNVMGASMAHLMVYGFMNTGAFLFIAMVERWDIGRTFEDYNGLATRAPVACLAMTVFMFSLAGLPPFGGFLSKYALFYSAIEGGFWWLAAIGAINSALSLFYYSRVVKAMWIEESADGFDLGPTPLGLYAAVLVAAVGTLVLLPAFGPVVETAQSAAAALFA is encoded by the coding sequence GTGACGCCACTACAGTTCCAACTCCCGACCTGGGCGGCCGTCGCGCCGACGCTCCTGCTCGGCCTGACGGCGCTTGCCCTGTTGCTCGTCGACAGCATCGACCCCGACTCCACTCGGCCGGCGGCGCTCGCCGGCGTCTCGGTCGTCGGGTCCGTCGCGACGCTCGCCGTCGCCGGCTGGTTCCTGCTCGCGGGCACGGGCCAGGAGGGCGGCGCCATCGAACTCTACGGCGGCTCGCTCGTTGTCGACGGACTGAGCCTGTTTTTCACCGTCATCTTCGCGAGCGTCGCCGCCATGGTGTCGCTCGCGAGTTACGACTACCTGCGTGACCGAACCTACCAGGCCGAGTTCTACTCGCTGGTGATGCTCGCGGCCACCGGGATGAGCCTCATGGCCTCCGCCGGGTCGCTGGCGACGGTGTTCGTCAGCCTCGAACTCGCCTCTCTGCCGTCGTACGCGCTCGTGGCCTTCCTCAAGAAGAACCGTGGGAGCGTCGAGGCGGGGCTGAAATACTTCCTCGTCGGCGCCGTCTCCTCGGCGGTGTTCGCGTTCGGCATCTCGCTCGTGTACGCCGCGACGGGGTCGCTCCTGCTCGCGGACGTGGCGAGCGCCATCGGTGACGCCGGCAGCCTCGTCGGCATCGCCGGCGTCGGCGTCGTGATGATCGCCGGCGGCTTCGCGTTCAAGACGGCCTCCGTCCCCTTCCACTTCTGGGCGCCGGAGGCCTACGAAGGCGCGCCCGCGCCGATCAGCGCCTTCCTCTCGTCGGCGTCGAAGGCCGCCGGCTTCGCCGTCGCCTTCCGCGTGTTCGCGGTGGCCTTCCCCATCGACACGGTCGTGCCCATGGGCATCGACTGGCCGCTGCTCTTTGCCGTCCTCGCCGTCGTCACGATGACGCTCGGCAACTTCGCGGCGGCGACCCAGGAGAACGTCAAGCGGATGCTGGCGTACTCCTCGGTCGGCCACGCTGGCTACGCGCTCATCGGCCTCGCGGCGCTCTCGGGCGGCGGCCCGAACGGCAACGTGATGGGCGCGAGCATGGCCCACCTCATGGTCTACGGCTTCATGAACACCGGCGCGTTCCTGTTCATCGCGATGGTCGAACGCTGGGACATCGGCCGCACCTTCGAGGACTACAACGGCCTCGCGACGCGGGCGCCCGTCGCCTGCCTGGCGATGACCGTCTTCATGTTCTCGCTGGCCGGCCTGCCGCCGTTCGGTGGCTTCCTCTCGAAGTACGCTCTCTTCTACTCGGCCATCGAGGGCGGCTTCTGGTGGCTCGCCGCTATCGGCGCCATCAACAGCGCGCTGTCGCTCTTCTACTACTCCAGAGTGGTGAAGGCGATGTGGATCGAGGAGTCGGCTGACGGGTTCGATCTCGGCCCGACGCCGCTCGGCCTCTACGCCGCGGTGCTGGTCGCGGCCGTCGGCACCCTCGTTCTCCTGCCGGCGTTCGGCCCCGTCGTCGAAACGGCCCAGAGCGCCGCAGCCGCGCTGTTCGCCTGA
- a CDS encoding DUF7545 family protein, which produces MVDTETYTIEGPSGETDELELPEGLVDALAEQGERPPTVVAEIALLSFVQRSHAIVHHADDEVPEDLREINETAEELFEERFGMTFGEATGHSH; this is translated from the coding sequence ATGGTCGACACCGAGACGTACACCATCGAAGGGCCGAGCGGTGAGACTGACGAACTCGAACTCCCGGAAGGGCTGGTCGACGCGCTCGCCGAACAGGGCGAACGGCCACCGACGGTGGTCGCCGAGATCGCGCTGCTCTCTTTCGTCCAGCGCTCGCACGCCATCGTCCACCACGCCGACGACGAGGTGCCGGAGGACCTCCGCGAGATCAACGAGACCGCCGAGGAACTGTTCGAGGAGCGCTTCGGCATGACCTTCGGCGAAGCGACCGGTCATAGCCACTAG
- a CDS encoding DUF7522 family protein, with protein sequence MNEHRDLLEPSFEEQLVSACRTTLGDSLRSITYFTPGAHEQVYLRSDLEADADLAASVEHEAAGFRTQLAYSESELGEYQYTLRVFENGFVMRVIDGDHGVFVTTDGITVRRSKEVTRAIRSTLK encoded by the coding sequence ATGAACGAGCACCGTGACCTCCTCGAGCCGTCGTTCGAAGAGCAACTGGTGAGCGCCTGCCGGACGACGCTCGGGGACAGTCTGCGGAGTATCACCTACTTCACGCCGGGCGCCCACGAACAGGTGTATCTCCGGTCGGATCTGGAAGCCGACGCCGACCTCGCAGCGTCGGTCGAACACGAGGCTGCGGGATTTCGCACGCAACTCGCCTACAGCGAGAGCGAACTCGGTGAGTACCAGTACACGCTCCGCGTCTTCGAAAACGGGTTCGTGATGCGCGTCATCGACGGGGATCACGGGGTGTTCGTCACGACCGACGGCATCACGGTTCGGCGGTCGAAGGAAGTGACGCGCGCGATCCGGTCGACGCTGAAATAA
- a CDS encoding DUF357 domain-containing protein, which translates to MPADLAEKTDRYERMLADALDQAEPRPPADTPLGTAAAECLEMAESYLADGRHFRDDGDPVNALASFSYGYGWLDAGVRMGLFAVPEGTDLFTI; encoded by the coding sequence ATGCCCGCGGATCTAGCGGAGAAGACCGACCGCTACGAACGGATGCTCGCGGACGCCCTGGACCAAGCGGAGCCACGCCCGCCCGCCGACACCCCCCTCGGCACGGCCGCCGCGGAGTGTCTGGAGATGGCGGAATCGTATCTCGCCGACGGCCGGCATTTCCGCGACGACGGCGACCCGGTGAACGCCCTCGCCTCGTTCTCGTACGGCTACGGGTGGCTCGACGCCGGCGTCAGAATGGGCCTCTTTGCCGTCCCGGAGGGGACGGACCTGTTCACGATTTAA
- a CDS encoding NAD(P)/FAD-dependent oxidoreductase produces MSESDGVEHRRLIIAGSGIAGLTAAIYAGRSNNEPLVFEGDEPGGQLTLTTDVDNYPGFPEGISGPELVSNMREQARKFGAEVENGVIESVDVEDDGIGNTFHVTLSNGDQYTADAFIAASGASARTLGIPGEDELMGYGLSTCATCDGAFFRDEKIVVVGGGDAACEEAVFLTKFASTVYLVHRRDEFRAEDYWIDRVMEHVEDGDIELKLNTEVTELHGSQEAGIDHVTMVHNPEGHPTDNLDDPDTEAFEFDAGAVFYAIGHTPNTGYLEGLDVEMDEDGYLETVGGDGAGQTATGVPGLFGAGDVVDYHYQQAITAGGMGCKAAIDADGYLEDLEREREAAEQPAAAENDD; encoded by the coding sequence ATGAGCGAGAGCGATGGCGTCGAACACCGGCGTCTCATCATCGCCGGGAGCGGAATCGCAGGGCTTACGGCGGCTATCTACGCTGGTCGGTCGAACAACGAGCCGCTGGTGTTCGAGGGCGACGAACCCGGTGGCCAGTTGACGCTGACGACCGACGTCGACAACTACCCGGGCTTTCCCGAGGGGATCAGCGGCCCGGAACTCGTCAGCAACATGCGAGAACAGGCCCGGAAGTTCGGGGCCGAGGTGGAAAACGGCGTCATCGAATCGGTCGACGTCGAGGACGACGGCATCGGCAACACCTTCCACGTCACGCTGTCGAACGGCGATCAGTACACGGCCGACGCGTTCATCGCCGCTTCGGGCGCGAGCGCCCGCACTCTCGGTATTCCGGGCGAGGACGAGCTCATGGGCTACGGCCTGTCGACGTGTGCCACCTGTGACGGCGCCTTCTTCCGCGACGAGAAAATCGTCGTCGTGGGCGGCGGTGACGCCGCCTGCGAGGAGGCCGTCTTCCTCACGAAGTTCGCCTCCACCGTCTACCTGGTCCACCGCCGCGACGAGTTCCGCGCCGAGGACTACTGGATCGACCGCGTGATGGAGCACGTCGAGGACGGCGACATCGAACTCAAGTTGAACACGGAGGTGACGGAACTCCACGGCTCCCAGGAGGCAGGCATCGACCACGTGACGATGGTCCACAACCCCGAGGGCCACCCTACCGACAACCTCGACGACCCGGACACCGAGGCGTTCGAGTTCGACGCCGGCGCCGTGTTCTACGCCATCGGCCACACGCCGAACACGGGGTATCTCGAAGGCCTCGACGTCGAGATGGACGAGGACGGCTACCTCGAAACCGTGGGCGGCGACGGCGCCGGACAGACGGCGACGGGCGTCCCCGGCCTGTTCGGCGCGGGTGACGTCGTCGACTACCACTACCAGCAGGCCATCACCGCGGGCGGCATGGGGTGTAAGGCCGCCATCGACGCCGACGGCTATCTCGAAGACCTGGAGCGCGAACGCGAGGCGGCCGAACAGCCGGCGGCAGCCGAGAACGACGACTGA
- a CDS encoding DHH family phosphoesterase codes for MVRRLVLGCGRAGETVVGVVSTWPGDLRVVVADETRAEAIEDAATVVHGDPTNAETYPDRADVVMVLGDDADRNLAAAREARDVFPDALVVACVGRDGVAAELEEVADRVIDARSAVADRLLSSATGDDAERVWRLLNVLRGIDGRLAVVMHDNPDPDAIASALALAQIARSVGIDVDACYYGEISHQENRALVNLLGLDLQNLDEPDAIKAYDGVALVDHSRPGVNDGLDPETDVDVVIDHHPPRAPVEAGFFDLRSGVGATSTLLAKYLKRLDLDPDREVATALLYGIRIDTREFTRETADSDFEAAAFLLPYVDESVLERVESPSMSPDVLSTMAAAIRNREVRGDILTSGVGQISDRDALAQAADKLLDMQGVSIAVVYGFMDETVYVSGRARGTDVDLGEVLRDALGPIGSAGGHADMAGAQIPLGILGAVEDESSGSLSTILDEVIAGRVFEVLENPPNAPLADAADIAFEFPLSDEE; via the coding sequence ATGGTCAGGCGGCTCGTGCTCGGCTGTGGCCGCGCCGGCGAAACCGTCGTCGGCGTCGTTTCGACGTGGCCCGGCGACCTCCGGGTGGTCGTCGCAGACGAGACACGGGCCGAAGCGATCGAGGACGCCGCGACCGTGGTCCACGGCGACCCGACGAACGCCGAGACGTATCCCGACCGGGCCGACGTGGTGATGGTACTCGGCGACGACGCCGACCGCAACCTCGCGGCCGCACGGGAAGCCCGAGACGTGTTCCCCGACGCCCTCGTCGTCGCGTGCGTGGGCCGCGACGGGGTGGCGGCCGAACTTGAGGAGGTCGCGGACCGCGTGATCGACGCGCGGTCCGCCGTTGCCGACCGTCTCCTCTCCTCGGCGACGGGCGACGACGCCGAACGGGTGTGGCGGCTGCTGAACGTCCTCCGCGGGATCGACGGACGTCTCGCGGTGGTGATGCACGACAACCCGGATCCGGACGCCATCGCGTCGGCGCTCGCGCTGGCACAGATCGCCCGGTCGGTCGGGATCGACGTCGACGCCTGTTACTACGGCGAGATATCCCACCAGGAGAACCGGGCGCTGGTGAACCTGCTGGGGCTCGACCTGCAGAACCTCGACGAACCGGACGCCATCAAGGCCTACGACGGCGTGGCGCTCGTGGATCACTCCCGTCCCGGCGTCAACGACGGTCTCGACCCCGAGACGGACGTGGATGTCGTGATCGATCACCACCCGCCCCGCGCGCCCGTTGAAGCCGGCTTTTTCGATCTCCGGAGCGGCGTCGGCGCGACCAGCACGCTCCTCGCGAAGTATCTGAAGCGACTCGACCTCGACCCCGACCGCGAGGTGGCGACCGCGCTGCTGTACGGCATCCGGATCGACACGCGGGAGTTCACCCGCGAGACCGCCGACTCCGACTTCGAGGCGGCGGCGTTTCTCCTCCCCTACGTCGACGAATCGGTCCTCGAACGCGTCGAATCGCCCAGCATGAGCCCCGACGTGCTCTCGACGATGGCGGCGGCCATCCGCAACCGCGAGGTGCGCGGCGACATCCTCACCTCCGGCGTCGGGCAGATCAGCGACCGTGACGCCCTCGCCCAGGCCGCCGACAAACTGCTCGATATGCAGGGAGTCAGCATCGCCGTCGTCTACGGCTTCATGGACGAGACGGTGTACGTCTCGGGGCGCGCCCGCGGGACGGATGTCGACCTCGGCGAGGTGTTGCGCGACGCCCTCGGCCCCATCGGTAGCGCGGGGGGACACGCCGATATGGCGGGCGCACAGATCCCGCTGGGCATCCTCGGCGCCGTCGAAGACGAGTCTTCCGGGTCGCTGTCGACGATTCTCGACGAAGTGATCGCCGGACGCGTGTTCGAGGTGCTGGAGAACCCGCCGAACGCACCGCTGGCCGACGCCGCCGACATCGCCTTCGAGTTCCCGCTCTCGGACGAGGAGTAG
- a CDS encoding DUF7544 domain-containing protein yields MPSWYAIAALQAARDATEDLLWPIDRGRWLRLAVIALFVGVGGGVPTGNFNVPSGGGGGGPSGMPSPSLPDGSVAAILIAVVGLLLALVLLWSVVGAVMEFVLITGLRDREIAIRRPFRANLRRGLRLFGFRLAVGLGSLLVIGIPLVAVFVLGLGLSPILLVLVVPLMLVFGLVALVAQVALGLTTDFVVPAMLTERSGVLDGWRRLWPTLREEWKQVGVYLLVKFAVGIAVSLAVSLVALLAALVVAIPFAVVGGGLFLALSAAGASAIGWVVVGLLVALFVLVMIVVSLLVQVPALTFVRYYSLSVLGMLVPELDLVGVERPDEEDIEADESAGETDKSAGGTDESIDSTDEPTDDTDENE; encoded by the coding sequence ATGCCCTCCTGGTACGCAATCGCCGCCCTGCAAGCGGCTCGTGACGCAACCGAAGACCTCCTCTGGCCCATCGACCGCGGCCGGTGGCTCAGACTCGCCGTGATCGCCCTCTTCGTCGGCGTCGGCGGGGGCGTTCCGACCGGCAACTTCAACGTTCCCTCGGGGGGCGGTGGCGGCGGGCCGTCGGGGATGCCGTCGCCGTCGTTGCCGGACGGCTCGGTCGCCGCCATCCTGATCGCGGTCGTCGGTCTGCTCCTGGCGCTGGTGCTGTTGTGGAGCGTCGTCGGGGCCGTGATGGAGTTCGTCCTCATCACCGGCCTTCGGGACCGCGAGATCGCGATCCGGAGACCGTTCCGGGCGAACCTCCGGCGTGGCCTGCGCCTGTTCGGCTTCCGGCTCGCCGTCGGCCTCGGCAGCCTGCTCGTTATCGGGATTCCGCTGGTCGCCGTGTTCGTGCTCGGTCTCGGTCTCTCGCCGATCCTCCTCGTCCTCGTGGTGCCGCTCATGCTCGTGTTCGGTCTCGTTGCGCTCGTCGCCCAGGTCGCGCTCGGCCTGACGACGGACTTCGTGGTGCCCGCGATGCTGACCGAACGGAGCGGCGTCCTCGACGGCTGGCGCCGCCTCTGGCCGACGCTTCGCGAGGAGTGGAAACAGGTGGGCGTCTACCTCCTCGTCAAGTTCGCGGTCGGCATCGCAGTGAGCCTCGCCGTCTCGCTCGTGGCCCTACTGGCCGCGCTGGTCGTCGCGATCCCGTTCGCCGTCGTGGGCGGCGGCCTGTTTCTCGCGCTCTCGGCCGCCGGCGCGAGCGCCATTGGCTGGGTTGTCGTCGGCCTGCTGGTCGCCCTGTTCGTCCTCGTGATGATCGTCGTGAGCCTGCTCGTTCAGGTGCCCGCACTCACGTTCGTCCGGTACTACTCCCTGTCCGTGCTGGGGATGCTGGTGCCGGAACTCGACCTGGTGGGCGTCGAACGGCCGGACGAAGAGGACATCGAGGCCGACGAATCGGCGGGCGAGACTGATAAATCGGCAGGTGGCACCGACGAATCGATCGACAGTACCGACGAACCAACGGACGACACCGACGAAAACGAGTAA
- a CDS encoding CBS domain-containing protein has product MADNATVEEYMTRDVATVSPEDSVAEVARRIVESEGHTGFPVTDGRQVEGFISARDLLLADDDALIFTVMTEDLVVAHPEMKINDAARVILRSGIQKLPVVDDAGNLVGIISNTDVIRSQIERATPKKVGKLMQTLEEIHDVEVDEERRQVKLENLTPTQARVYADELQGRSYELEHGLAEPLVVIDNGGTLLLADGHHRVMAANRLDIEEMDAYVIVIDGDDGIELGMERTAEKEGLDSIDDIAVVDYARHPLIETTERLQEQR; this is encoded by the coding sequence ATGGCCGATAACGCGACCGTCGAGGAGTACATGACCCGTGACGTGGCGACCGTCTCCCCGGAGGACTCCGTTGCCGAAGTTGCGCGTCGCATCGTCGAAAGCGAGGGTCACACCGGGTTCCCCGTGACCGACGGCCGACAGGTCGAGGGGTTCATCAGCGCTCGCGATCTCCTGCTCGCCGACGACGACGCCCTGATATTCACCGTGATGACCGAAGACCTCGTGGTCGCGCATCCGGAGATGAAGATCAACGACGCCGCCCGGGTGATCCTCCGGTCCGGCATCCAGAAACTCCCCGTCGTCGACGACGCCGGCAACCTCGTCGGCATCATCTCGAACACGGACGTCATTCGCAGTCAGATCGAGCGAGCGACGCCGAAGAAGGTGGGGAAGTTGATGCAGACGCTCGAAGAGATCCACGACGTCGAGGTCGACGAGGAGCGCCGCCAGGTCAAACTGGAGAACCTCACGCCGACCCAGGCGCGCGTCTACGCCGACGAACTGCAGGGGCGGAGCTACGAACTCGAACACGGACTGGCCGAACCGCTGGTCGTCATCGACAACGGCGGGACGCTCCTGCTCGCCGACGGCCACCACCGCGTTATGGCCGCCAACCGCCTCGATATCGAGGAGATGGACGCCTACGTGATCGTCATCGACGGCGACGACGGGATCGAACTCGGGATGGAGCGCACCGCCGAGAAGGAGGGCCTCGACTCCATCGACGACATCGCCGTGGTCGACTACGCCCGCCACCCGCTGATCGAAACCACCGAACGCCTCCAGGAACAGCGGTGA
- a CDS encoding M24 family metallopeptidase — protein MTPFERRTRCAQSRLVAAGADALLLSPGHNCHYLSGARIESSERLRLLVVPASGDPTFVLPTLDSDLRDGTWIDNIRTWDDDTGPGPVLGPLLDDIDPSHALLADDMQVRVSIDLRRRLPETTFGLASEVLASLRRRKDAAELDALRAAARAADEAMRDVRALGADAVGRTEADLAAFVEARLAAHGGEGVAFDTIVGAGPNGADPHHASGDRPIRAGDPVVLDFGTRLDGYPSDQTRTVVFDGEPPAAFERVHGVVREAQDAAVAAVEPGVRTGAVDRAARSVIEAAGYGDRFVHRTGHGVGLDVHEEPYIVADGDIALEPGMVFSVEPGVYLPDRFGVRIEDLVVVTEDGAERLNRTDRGWECGDETER, from the coding sequence ATGACCCCGTTCGAACGGCGCACCCGCTGCGCGCAGTCCCGTCTGGTCGCGGCCGGCGCCGACGCGCTCCTGCTCTCGCCCGGCCACAACTGCCACTATCTGAGCGGCGCCCGGATCGAGTCGAGCGAACGACTTCGCTTGCTCGTCGTCCCCGCGAGCGGTGACCCGACGTTCGTCCTCCCGACGCTCGATAGCGACCTCCGAGACGGGACCTGGATCGACAACATCCGAACCTGGGACGACGACACCGGTCCCGGACCGGTTCTCGGTCCGCTCCTCGACGATATCGACCCGTCGCACGCCCTCCTCGCGGACGACATGCAGGTACGGGTGTCGATCGATCTGCGGCGGCGACTGCCCGAGACGACGTTCGGCCTCGCGAGCGAGGTGCTCGCGTCGCTCCGGCGCCGGAAAGACGCGGCAGAACTCGACGCGCTCCGGGCGGCGGCCAGGGCGGCCGACGAGGCGATGCGTGACGTGCGCGCGCTCGGCGCCGACGCGGTGGGTCGCACCGAGGCCGACCTCGCGGCGTTCGTCGAGGCGCGTCTCGCGGCCCACGGCGGCGAGGGCGTCGCCTTCGACACCATCGTCGGTGCGGGGCCGAACGGCGCGGATCCGCACCACGCGAGCGGCGACCGCCCCATCCGGGCGGGCGACCCCGTCGTCCTCGATTTCGGGACGCGTCTCGACGGCTATCCGAGCGACCAGACGCGGACGGTCGTCTTCGACGGCGAGCCACCGGCCGCGTTCGAACGGGTTCACGGCGTCGTTCGCGAGGCGCAGGACGCGGCCGTGGCGGCCGTCGAACCCGGCGTTCGAACGGGAGCGGTCGACCGCGCCGCGCGGTCGGTCATCGAGGCGGCGGGCTACGGCGACCGGTTCGTCCACCGGACCGGCCACGGCGTCGGCCTCGATGTCCACGAGGAACCGTACATCGTCGCGGATGGCGACATCGCACTCGAACCGGGGATGGTGTTCAGCGTCGAGCCCGGCGTCTACCTGCCCGACCGCTTCGGCGTCCGCATCGAGGATCTCGTGGTCGTCACCGAGGACGGCGCCGAACGCCTCAACCGTACGGATCGGGGCTGGGAGTGCGGGGACGAGACGGAGCGTTAA
- a CDS encoding ZIP family metal transporter, producing MGLASNLLLVFTAGLLSAVTTGAGAFPFFVIDDVNRRVQVILWGLASGIMVSASTFGLVFEGLAAADGTADHFLIVGGLLAGATLVVVANRLLSGHEFDPREYAEADFRKLVLILGVLTVHSFPEGVAVGVSFAELNLAGGVEFGPFIVPLLAIFMTVAIAIHNIPEGLAISIPLRTVGISNWKIVWWAIFSSLPQPIGAVLAFAFVRVALEFLPAGFGFAAGAMIYLVGSEFIPEAIDIGTELPYGGYRELVVAFVVGVLLMAPLAVFG from the coding sequence ATGGGTCTGGCCTCGAATCTCCTCTTAGTGTTCACTGCCGGCTTGCTCTCCGCGGTGACCACCGGTGCGGGCGCGTTCCCCTTTTTCGTCATCGACGACGTGAACCGCCGTGTTCAGGTCATCCTCTGGGGTCTCGCCTCGGGGATCATGGTCTCGGCGTCCACCTTCGGCCTCGTCTTCGAGGGCCTCGCGGCGGCCGACGGGACCGCCGACCACTTCCTGATCGTCGGCGGCCTGCTCGCGGGCGCGACGCTCGTCGTCGTGGCCAACCGACTCCTCTCGGGCCACGAGTTCGACCCCCGGGAGTACGCGGAAGCCGACTTCCGCAAACTCGTGTTGATCCTCGGCGTGTTGACCGTCCACAGCTTTCCGGAGGGCGTCGCCGTCGGCGTCTCCTTCGCCGAACTGAACCTCGCCGGCGGCGTCGAATTCGGCCCCTTCATCGTCCCGCTGCTCGCCATCTTCATGACCGTCGCCATCGCGATCCACAACATCCCCGAAGGGCTCGCGATTTCGATCCCCCTGCGGACCGTCGGCATCTCGAACTGGAAGATTGTCTGGTGGGCGATCTTCTCGAGTCTCCCGCAGCCGATCGGCGCCGTTCTAGCCTTCGCGTTCGTCCGGGTCGCGCTCGAGTTCCTCCCGGCCGGGTTCGGGTTCGCCGCCGGGGCGATGATCTATCTCGTCGGCTCGGAGTTCATCCCCGAGGCGATCGATATCGGAACCGAACTCCCGTACGGCGGCTACCGCGAACTCGTCGTCGCCTTCGTCGTCGGCGTCCTCCTGATGGCGCCGTTGGCGGTGTTCGGATGA